The following are encoded together in the Pseudomonas sediminis genome:
- the trhA gene encoding PAQR family membrane homeostasis protein TrhA codes for MYHGEKFNAWSHLIGAVLAAIGAVWLLALASSTGDLWKIVAVAIYGVTLLLLYSISTLYHSVRGPAKRVMQKLDHLSIYLLIAGSYTPFCLITLRGPWGWTLFGIVWGLAVIGMLQEIKPRSEARVLSLIIYAVMGWIVLVAVKPLIAALGMTGFKWLAAGGVLYTVGIIFFAYDSRFRHWHGIWHLFVMAGSLLHFVAILFYVL; via the coding sequence ATGTACCACGGAGAAAAATTCAACGCCTGGAGCCACCTGATCGGCGCCGTTCTGGCGGCCATCGGGGCGGTATGGTTGCTGGCACTGGCCAGTTCCACGGGCGACCTGTGGAAGATCGTCGCAGTGGCCATCTACGGCGTCACCCTGCTACTGCTGTACAGCATCTCCACCCTCTACCACAGCGTGCGCGGCCCAGCGAAACGGGTGATGCAAAAACTCGATCACCTGTCGATCTACCTGCTGATTGCCGGCAGCTACACCCCTTTCTGCCTGATCACCCTGCGCGGCCCCTGGGGCTGGACCTTGTTCGGCATCGTATGGGGCCTTGCGGTGATCGGCATGCTGCAGGAAATCAAACCCCGCTCCGAAGCACGCGTGCTGTCGCTGATCATCTACGCAGTGATGGGCTGGATCGTGCTGGTGGCGGTAAAACCCCTGATCGCCGCCCTGGGCATGACCGGTTTCAAATGGCTGGCAGCCGGTGGCGTGCTCTACACCGTGGGCATCATCTTCTTCGCCTACGACAGCCGCTTTCGCCATTGGCATGGCATCTGGCACCTGTTCGTCATGGCCGGCAGCCTGCTGCATTTCGTGGCGATTCTGTTCTACGTGCTGTGA
- a CDS encoding GNAT family N-acetyltransferase yields the protein MPLIETSTERLLLRAWRDTDLPALTALNADAEVMRHFPSPLDAEQSAQLLARIRAHFAEHGFGFWALERRDSGELIGVTGLAHVGFDAPFVPAVEVGWRLARAHWRQGYASEAARASLAVAFERLALDEVLSFTVPANLPSQAVMRSIGMQRDAAGDFLHPRVPAGHPLQPHVLYRIHREQWEAGR from the coding sequence ATGCCCCTGATCGAAACTTCCACCGAGCGGCTGTTGCTGCGCGCCTGGCGCGACACTGATCTGCCGGCGCTGACCGCACTCAATGCCGATGCCGAGGTGATGCGCCATTTCCCGTCGCCTCTGGACGCGGAGCAGAGCGCGCAACTGCTGGCGCGCATCCGTGCGCATTTCGCTGAGCACGGTTTTGGCTTCTGGGCGCTGGAGCGGCGCGACAGTGGCGAACTGATCGGAGTCACCGGCCTGGCGCACGTCGGCTTCGATGCGCCGTTCGTGCCGGCTGTGGAGGTCGGCTGGCGCCTGGCGCGTGCCCATTGGCGTCAGGGCTATGCCAGCGAGGCGGCGCGCGCGTCACTGGCCGTGGCCTTCGAACGCCTTGCGCTGGACGAGGTGCTGAGCTTCACCGTGCCGGCCAATCTGCCGTCGCAGGCGGTGATGCGCAGCATCGGCATGCAGCGTGACGCGGCCGGCGACTTTCTCCATCCGCGCGTGCCGGCCGGTCATCCCTTGCAGCCGCATGTGCTCTACCGCATTCACCGCGAGCAGTGGGAGGCCGGGCGATGA
- a CDS encoding response regulator, whose product MIPLLVCDDSNMARKQLIRALPAEWPVTLSQATNGEEALALIRQGQGQVMLLDLTMPVLDGYQTLAALRAEGLSSQVIVVSGDVQEEAVRRVRELGARAFIKKPADPEILRQTLIKLGLFNPQGTPAAQAQAVALSDLKVSFRDALREVSNVAMGRAAALLAKVLGVFVQLPVPQVNIFEVSELHMTLLDAQRGERFSAICQGFIGEAIAGEALLLFHDSEVEDMARLLGWQPKNEAQTSEMLLDLASILIGACLAGIAEQLDLRFSQGHPQLLGQHASLDQIIQVNRQRWRKTLAVEISYSLEGHAIHFDLLLLFTEDSIKRLTAKIGYLME is encoded by the coding sequence GTGATCCCTCTGCTGGTCTGCGACGACTCCAATATGGCGCGCAAGCAATTGATCCGCGCGCTGCCGGCTGAATGGCCGGTCACCCTCAGCCAGGCCACCAACGGCGAGGAAGCACTGGCATTGATCCGCCAGGGACAGGGTCAGGTCATGCTGCTCGACCTGACCATGCCGGTGCTCGACGGTTACCAGACCCTGGCCGCTTTGCGCGCCGAAGGGCTCAGCAGCCAGGTCATCGTGGTCTCCGGCGACGTTCAGGAAGAAGCCGTGCGCCGTGTGCGTGAACTTGGCGCCCGGGCCTTCATCAAGAAACCCGCCGACCCCGAGATTCTGCGCCAGACGCTGATCAAACTGGGCCTGTTCAACCCGCAGGGCACGCCAGCGGCGCAGGCCCAGGCGGTGGCATTGTCGGACCTGAAAGTCAGCTTCCGCGATGCCCTGCGCGAAGTCAGCAACGTTGCCATGGGCCGCGCCGCCGCACTGCTGGCCAAGGTGCTGGGTGTATTCGTGCAGTTGCCGGTGCCGCAGGTGAACATCTTCGAAGTCAGCGAACTGCACATGACCCTGCTCGATGCCCAGCGCGGCGAACGTTTCAGCGCCATCTGCCAGGGTTTCATCGGCGAGGCCATCGCCGGCGAAGCCCTGCTGCTGTTCCATGATTCGGAAGTGGAGGACATGGCGCGCCTGCTCGGCTGGCAGCCGAAGAACGAAGCGCAAACCTCGGAGATGCTCCTGGATTTGGCCAGCATCCTGATCGGCGCCTGCCTCGCCGGTATCGCCGAGCAGCTCGACCTGCGTTTCTCCCAGGGCCACCCGCAACTGCTCGGCCAGCACGCCAGCCTCGACCAGATCATCCAGGTCAACCGTCAACGTTGGCGCAAGACCCTGGCCGTTGAGATCAGCTACAGCCTGGAGGGCCACGCCATCCATTTCGACCTGCTGCTGTTGTTCACCGAAGACTCGATCAAGCGCCTGACCGCCAAGATCGGCTACCTGATGGAGTGA
- a CDS encoding VOC family protein, whose amino-acid sequence MLRSVELKTFVPARDFSLSQDFYQAMGFKRGWGDEQLTYFSHGDHCAFLLQNFYVKEQAENFVMHLLVEDVDAWWQQIQAARLEERFGTRLIAPQDQPWGMREFIVFDPSGVLWRIAQNI is encoded by the coding sequence ATGCTGCGCAGCGTTGAACTGAAAACCTTCGTCCCGGCACGGGACTTCAGCCTGAGCCAGGACTTCTACCAGGCGATGGGTTTCAAGCGTGGTTGGGGCGACGAACAGCTGACCTACTTCAGCCACGGCGACCACTGTGCGTTCCTGCTGCAGAACTTCTACGTGAAGGAGCAAGCAGAGAACTTCGTCATGCACCTTTTGGTGGAAGACGTCGATGCCTGGTGGCAGCAGATTCAGGCAGCACGCCTGGAGGAACGTTTTGGTACACGACTGATCGCGCCACAGGATCAGCCCTGGGGTATGCGCGAGTTCATCGTGTTCGACCCCAGCGGCGTGCTGTGGCGAATCGCGCAGAACATCTGA
- a CDS encoding PAS domain-containing protein: MPAQIDIKEVHWLLDIVQCIDVGVVVLDRQYRVEVWNAFMENHSGLGPDQVQGRSLFELFPDIDRPWLERKVENVVQLGTRAFSLWQQRPYLMRFKSYQPITGQADFMYQNVTLLPLAGQPVEHVCLVIYDMTAAAVAARTTQ, from the coding sequence ATGCCCGCGCAGATCGATATCAAGGAAGTCCACTGGCTACTCGACATCGTGCAATGCATCGACGTTGGCGTGGTGGTGCTCGACCGCCAGTACCGCGTCGAGGTGTGGAACGCCTTCATGGAAAACCACTCCGGGCTTGGCCCGGACCAGGTGCAGGGCCGCTCGCTGTTCGAGCTGTTCCCCGACATCGACCGGCCCTGGCTGGAGCGCAAGGTGGAAAACGTGGTGCAACTGGGCACCCGCGCCTTCAGCCTGTGGCAGCAACGTCCGTACCTGATGCGCTTCAAGAGTTACCAACCGATTACCGGCCAGGCCGACTTCATGTATCAGAACGTCACCCTGTTGCCGCTGGCGGGCCAGCCGGTGGAGCATGTGTGCCTGGTGATCTATGACATGACGGCGGCTGCCGTGGCCGCACGAACGACTCAATGA
- a CDS encoding aminotransferase class V-fold PLP-dependent enzyme, which produces MSQICPDIDPDGLIEYSVVYTDRSLNHMSQSFQGVMRDISATLKQVYNAHAVAVVPGSGTYGMEAVARQLATDQKCLVIRNGWFSYRWTQIFEMGRIPAEAQVLKARPVDAGHQAAFAPAPLDEVLATIAEQKPQVVFAPHVETSSGMILPDDYLRAVSDAVHAVGGLLVLDCIASGTLWVDMQACGIDVLISAPQKGWSASPCCALVMLSEAAQARVEATQSSSFACDLKKWLQIMQAYEQGGHAYHATMPSDALARFRDAMLEAKTLGFAKVREQQQELGDRVRALLAARGFNSVAAKGFEAPGVVVCYTDDGQIKTGAKFAAVGLQIAAGVPLQCDEPADFQTFRLGLFGLDKLGNIERTVVTLEQALDKVLAG; this is translated from the coding sequence ATGTCCCAGATCTGCCCCGACATCGATCCCGATGGCCTGATCGAATATTCGGTGGTCTACACCGACCGCTCGCTGAACCATATGTCGCAGTCGTTCCAGGGCGTGATGCGTGATATCTCCGCCACCCTGAAACAGGTCTACAACGCCCATGCCGTGGCGGTGGTGCCGGGCAGCGGCACTTACGGCATGGAGGCGGTGGCGCGGCAGTTGGCGACCGATCAGAAGTGCCTGGTGATCCGCAACGGCTGGTTCAGCTACCGCTGGACGCAGATCTTCGAGATGGGCCGGATTCCTGCCGAGGCCCAGGTGCTCAAGGCGCGCCCGGTCGACGCAGGTCATCAGGCCGCCTTCGCGCCGGCGCCGCTGGACGAAGTGCTGGCCACCATCGCCGAACAGAAGCCGCAGGTGGTATTCGCCCCGCACGTGGAAACCTCCTCGGGCATGATCCTGCCGGACGACTACCTGCGCGCGGTGAGCGACGCGGTGCACGCCGTCGGCGGCCTGTTGGTGCTCGACTGCATCGCCTCCGGCACGCTGTGGGTGGACATGCAGGCCTGTGGCATCGACGTGCTGATCAGCGCGCCGCAGAAGGGCTGGAGCGCCTCGCCGTGTTGCGCCCTGGTGATGCTCAGCGAAGCGGCGCAAGCGCGCGTCGAGGCGACCCAGAGCAGCAGCTTCGCCTGCGACCTGAAGAAGTGGCTGCAGATCATGCAGGCCTACGAGCAAGGCGGCCATGCCTACCACGCCACCATGCCCAGCGACGCCCTGGCGCGTTTCCGCGATGCCATGCTCGAGGCGAAGACTCTCGGCTTCGCCAAGGTGCGTGAGCAGCAGCAGGAACTCGGTGATAGGGTGCGTGCGCTGCTGGCGGCGCGTGGCTTCAACAGCGTGGCGGCCAAGGGCTTCGAGGCGCCTGGCGTGGTGGTCTGCTACACCGACGATGGGCAGATCAAGACCGGCGCCAAGTTCGCTGCCGTCGGCCTGCAGATCGCCGCCGGTGTACCGCTGCAATGCGATGAGCCGGCGGACTTTCAGACCTTCCGCCTCGGCCTGTTCGGGTTGGACAAGCTGGGCAATATCGAACGTACCGTGGTGACGCTGGAGCAGGCGCTGGACAAGGTGCTGGCAGGCTAA
- a CDS encoding histone deacetylase family protein gives MPLPLVYHEDYSPPFPAGHRFPMEKFRLLRDHLVDSGLTSDAALQRPELCPAEILALVHCPDYIARYMAGELSYEDQRRLGLPWSDALARRTVRAVGGSLLTAELALRHGLACHLAGGTHHAHYDFPSGFCIFNDLAVIARYLLEAGRVHRVLIFDCDVHQGDGTARLLEDEPDAVTVSLHCEQNFPARKAQSDWDIPLPRGMGDEDYLKVVDDILNYLLPIYQPDLVLYDAGVDVHKDDALGYLQLTDAGLAARDEAVLQHCLGRDIPVLGVIGGGYSKDHAALARRHGILHHSAARVWAARGLG, from the coding sequence ATGCCACTACCGCTGGTCTACCACGAGGATTACAGCCCGCCCTTCCCGGCCGGGCATCGTTTCCCCATGGAGAAATTCCGCCTGCTGCGCGATCACCTGGTCGACAGCGGCCTGACCAGCGATGCCGCGCTGCAACGCCCCGAGCTGTGCCCGGCGGAGATTCTCGCCCTGGTCCACTGCCCGGACTACATCGCCCGCTACATGGCTGGCGAGCTGTCATACGAGGACCAGCGTCGCCTCGGCCTGCCCTGGAGTGACGCCCTGGCACGGCGTACCGTGCGCGCCGTGGGCGGCTCGCTGCTGACCGCCGAACTGGCGCTGCGCCACGGCCTGGCCTGCCACCTGGCCGGCGGCACACACCACGCGCACTACGACTTTCCCTCCGGCTTCTGCATCTTCAACGACCTGGCAGTGATCGCCCGCTACCTGCTCGAAGCCGGCCGTGTGCACCGCGTGCTGATTTTCGATTGCGACGTGCATCAGGGCGACGGCACCGCGCGGCTGCTGGAAGACGAACCGGACGCCGTTACCGTGTCGCTGCATTGCGAGCAGAACTTCCCGGCACGCAAGGCGCAGAGCGACTGGGATATCCCCCTGCCACGCGGCATGGGCGACGAGGATTACCTCAAGGTGGTGGACGACATCCTCAACTACCTGCTGCCGATCTACCAGCCGGACCTGGTGCTCTACGATGCGGGCGTCGACGTGCACAAGGACGATGCCCTGGGCTACCTGCAACTCACCGACGCCGGCCTGGCGGCACGTGACGAAGCCGTGCTGCAGCACTGCCTGGGCCGGGACATTCCGGTGCTGGGGGTGATCGGCGGCGGCTACTCCAAGGACCACGCCGCCCTCGCCCGCCGCCACGGCATCCTGCATCACAGCGCGGCAAGGGTTTGGGCTGCGCGCGGGTTGGGTTGA
- a CDS encoding class I SAM-dependent methyltransferase produces MDDSFELNKANWNERAALHAASPDYQVQKFIDSAEHLSDVVRFDLRRLGDIRGLEALHLQCHIGTDTLSLARLGAHLTGLDFSCASLEQARRLAEACQQGIHFVEASVYDAAQVLGEQRYDLIYTSIGALNWLPRIDDWAQNVAALLKPGGRLFLREAHPILLSLDETCEDELRIAHPYFEHREPVVWDDEQTYVQTEATLTASVTHEWNHGLGEIISALLRHGMTLTALEEHDCLPWEALPGQMQLGADGEWRLRSRPERLPLSYTLQAVKNR; encoded by the coding sequence ATGGACGATTCATTCGAGCTGAACAAGGCCAACTGGAACGAACGCGCCGCCCTGCACGCGGCCTCACCCGACTATCAGGTGCAGAAGTTCATCGACTCGGCCGAACACCTGTCCGATGTCGTGCGCTTCGACTTGCGTCGCCTCGGAGACATCCGCGGGCTGGAAGCGCTCCATCTGCAATGCCATATCGGCACCGACACCTTGTCGCTGGCTCGCCTGGGCGCGCACCTCACCGGCCTGGATTTTTCCTGCGCCTCGCTGGAACAGGCCCGCCGCCTGGCTGAGGCCTGCCAGCAGGGCATCCACTTCGTCGAAGCCTCGGTCTACGATGCGGCACAGGTGCTCGGCGAGCAGCGCTACGACCTGATTTACACGAGCATCGGTGCCCTCAACTGGCTACCACGCATCGATGATTGGGCACAGAACGTCGCGGCCTTGCTCAAGCCGGGAGGGCGGCTGTTTCTGCGCGAGGCACATCCCATCCTGCTGAGCCTGGACGAGACCTGCGAGGATGAATTGCGCATCGCCCATCCGTACTTCGAACACCGCGAGCCAGTGGTCTGGGATGACGAGCAAACCTACGTGCAGACCGAAGCGACGCTCACAGCCAGCGTTACCCACGAATGGAATCACGGCCTGGGTGAGATCATCTCGGCCCTGCTGCGTCACGGCATGACGCTCACCGCGCTGGAAGAACACGACTGCCTGCCCTGGGAAGCGCTGCCCGGACAGATGCAGCTGGGCGCTGACGGCGAATGGCGTCTGCGTTCACGGCCCGAGCGCCTGCCGCTGAGCTACACGCTGCAGGCCGTGAAGAATCGCTGA
- a CDS encoding L-dopachrome tautomerase-related protein, with protein sequence MTSLSRPIRRAASATLLALSIPLFNSALAANVGDLEVVAELPIRPGNVAPSADNRVFATVHPFGAPAAAQLIEITGRDSYKPWPTSTVQRGTAAANDAQIDTPLGIAIDGKNRLWITDMGLNLGKTRLWGFDVATGSELYRIELPADIAPKGSFIQDLAVDDNAGWIYLADIANPGLIAVEISSGKTRRFSGHAALQAEPDARMVIGGVPIQFQGKPANVAVNPITLSADHATLYFGAMNGKTWYSLPSKLLRDGASDEQIGAAIQRVGAKPVSDGAGTDTKGRHFFTNLNDNGIDLLDTDGTLKPLVRDARLDWPDSVHVGHDGWLYISVNQLYKTPAFTGGTDSGKPPYRVMRVWPGE encoded by the coding sequence ATGACGTCTCTTTCTCGCCCCATCCGCCGTGCGGCCAGCGCCACCCTGCTGGCTCTTTCCATACCATTGTTCAACTCGGCCCTTGCCGCCAACGTCGGCGACCTGGAAGTGGTCGCCGAACTGCCGATCCGCCCCGGCAACGTCGCCCCCAGCGCGGACAACCGGGTGTTTGCCACGGTCCATCCCTTCGGCGCACCGGCTGCCGCTCAACTGATCGAAATCACCGGCCGCGACAGCTACAAACCGTGGCCCACCAGCACGGTGCAACGCGGTACCGCCGCTGCCAACGATGCGCAGATCGATACGCCGCTGGGCATCGCCATCGATGGCAAGAACCGCCTGTGGATAACCGACATGGGCCTGAACCTGGGCAAGACACGCCTGTGGGGCTTCGATGTTGCGACTGGCAGTGAGCTGTATCGCATCGAACTGCCCGCCGATATCGCGCCCAAAGGCAGTTTTATCCAGGACCTGGCCGTCGACGACAACGCTGGCTGGATCTACCTGGCGGACATTGCCAACCCCGGGCTGATCGCCGTAGAAATCAGCAGCGGCAAGACGCGGCGCTTCAGCGGTCATGCCGCGCTGCAAGCAGAGCCCGACGCCAGGATGGTCATCGGCGGCGTGCCGATTCAGTTCCAGGGCAAGCCTGCCAACGTGGCGGTCAATCCGATCACCCTGTCGGCCGACCATGCCACCCTGTACTTCGGCGCCATGAACGGCAAGACCTGGTACTCGTTGCCCAGCAAGCTGCTGCGTGACGGCGCCAGCGACGAGCAAATCGGGGCGGCCATCCAGCGAGTCGGTGCCAAGCCCGTTTCCGACGGCGCCGGCACCGACACCAAGGGCCGGCATTTTTTCACCAACCTCAACGACAATGGCATCGACCTGCTCGACACCGATGGCACGCTCAAGCCGCTGGTACGCGACGCCCGACTGGACTGGCCGGACAGCGTGCATGTGGGCCACGACGGCTGGCTGTATATCTCGGTCAATCAGTTGTACAAAACCCCGGCCTTCACCGGCGGCACCGACAGCGGCAAACCGCCTTATCGCGTGATGCGCGTATGGCCGGGAGAATAA
- a CDS encoding TIGR03862 family flavoprotein, with protein MTKAAKPTTHHVAIIGGGPAGLMAAEVLAQGGVRVELFDAMPSVGRKFLLAGVGGMNITHSEPKDTFIGRYGERQVEVAALLREFDADALRAWIHGLGIDTFVGTSGRVFPSDMKAAPLLRAWLRRLRELGVTIHTRSRWLGWNADGSLRIAGADGERALAADACLLALGGGSWARLGSDGAWTALLQARGVEVAALKPSNCGFEVEGWSDYLREKFAGAPLKNVALALPDQPARIGEFVLTAGGIEGSLVYAFSAEIRRAIEADGQAVISLDLLPQMPLAKLQQALAKPRGKHSMAKHLHRQAGLDGVKAGLLRELAPAAAFAEPADLAPWIKALPITLLRTRPLDEAISSAGGVPFAALDDGLMLKALPGVFCAGEMLDWEAPTGGYLLTACFASGRMAAQGILDWLHPGHS; from the coding sequence ATGACCAAAGCCGCCAAGCCCACCACTCATCACGTCGCCATCATCGGCGGCGGCCCTGCCGGGCTGATGGCTGCCGAAGTGCTGGCTCAGGGCGGCGTGCGTGTGGAGCTGTTCGATGCCATGCCCTCGGTGGGGCGCAAGTTCCTGCTGGCCGGCGTCGGCGGCATGAACATCACTCACTCCGAGCCCAAGGACACCTTTATCGGCCGCTATGGCGAGCGCCAGGTCGAAGTCGCGGCGCTGCTGCGCGAGTTCGACGCCGATGCCCTGCGCGCCTGGATTCATGGCCTGGGCATCGACACCTTCGTCGGCACCTCCGGCCGCGTATTCCCCAGCGACATGAAGGCCGCACCGCTGCTGCGCGCCTGGCTGCGCCGCCTGCGCGAACTGGGCGTGACGATCCACACGCGCAGCCGCTGGCTGGGCTGGAACGCAGATGGCAGCCTGCGTATCGCCGGCGCGGACGGCGAACGCGCACTGGCCGCCGACGCCTGCCTGCTGGCACTGGGCGGCGGCAGCTGGGCGCGCCTGGGTTCCGATGGCGCCTGGACGGCCCTGCTGCAAGCGCGCGGCGTCGAGGTGGCGGCGCTGAAACCGAGCAACTGCGGCTTCGAGGTCGAGGGCTGGAGCGACTACCTGCGCGAGAAATTCGCCGGCGCGCCACTGAAGAACGTCGCCCTCGCCCTGCCCGATCAGCCCGCGCGCATTGGCGAGTTCGTGCTAACGGCGGGCGGCATCGAAGGCAGCCTGGTGTACGCCTTTTCCGCCGAGATCCGTCGTGCCATCGAGGCCGATGGCCAGGCCGTGATCAGCCTCGACCTGCTGCCACAGATGCCACTGGCCAAGCTGCAACAGGCGCTGGCCAAGCCGCGCGGCAAACACTCAATGGCCAAGCACCTGCATCGCCAGGCCGGGCTCGACGGCGTGAAGGCCGGGCTGCTGCGTGAACTGGCACCTGCTGCTGCCTTTGCCGAACCGGCCGATCTGGCGCCCTGGATCAAGGCGCTGCCGATCACCCTGTTGCGCACCCGGCCGCTGGACGAGGCGATCAGCAGCGCCGGCGGCGTGCCCTTCGCGGCGCTTGATGACGGTCTGATGCTCAAGGCGCTACCCGGCGTATTCTGCGCCGGGGAAATGCTCGACTGGGAAGCGCCCACCGGCGGCTACCTGCTCACCGCCTGCTTCGCCAGCGGACGGATGGCGGCACAGGGCATACTCGACTGGTTGCATCCGGGCCATAGCTGA
- a CDS encoding SagB/ThcOx family dehydrogenase: protein MKDVLAYHQLSKHAPERFAPGPGQLDWATQPAPFRRYDGARLIELYHRPLEEGPAYDAAFAGPQTPPAPLDRASVAQLLYDSLAISAWKEAGGSRWALRVNPSSGNLHPTEAYLLLPPGVVGEDGVLAHYAPDIHALEVRCDLPAPLGQQLANSLPHGGFLLGLSSIAWREAWKYGERAYRYCQHDLGHALAALAIAASVQGWQVRMLHGVAEARLDGLLGLDGAGFHEAEHGDCLLWIGPAQTMEFALPEALLTAVAQLERSGLPNRLSHEYRHWPELQRVHGLCRAPARPSAVWNVDGASVRADNPGLPLRPILHRRRSAQAMDGRSGIQAALLLAWLRRLMPEQSPVPFAVSGEPNEIDLLLFVHRVQGLAPGLYWLDRTGSGVQPLREDYLWQRVDEELPLYRLLEGDARGLAGFLSCGQDIAADGCVALAMLARVERAVADGAWRYPRLYWECGQIGQLLYLEAEAAGLSGTGIGCYFDDALRELLGDADSGLQSLYHFTLGRAVWDERLTSLPAYPQLRIPPVQGDDTP from the coding sequence ATGAAGGATGTGCTCGCCTATCACCAGCTCAGCAAGCATGCCCCCGAGCGCTTCGCACCGGGGCCGGGGCAACTGGACTGGGCGACCCAGCCGGCACCGTTTCGCCGTTACGACGGTGCCCGGCTGATCGAGTTGTACCACCGCCCGCTGGAGGAGGGGCCAGCCTACGACGCGGCATTCGCCGGGCCGCAGACGCCGCCCGCGCCGCTGGACCGCGCCAGCGTCGCGCAACTGCTGTACGACAGCCTGGCCATTTCCGCCTGGAAGGAGGCTGGCGGCAGCCGCTGGGCGCTGCGGGTCAACCCGTCATCCGGCAACCTGCACCCAACCGAGGCCTATCTGCTGTTGCCGCCAGGCGTCGTCGGCGAGGACGGTGTGCTGGCCCACTATGCCCCGGATATCCATGCGCTGGAGGTGCGCTGCGACCTGCCTGCGCCGCTCGGTCAGCAGCTTGCGAACAGCCTACCGCACGGCGGTTTTCTCCTGGGGCTGAGCAGCATTGCCTGGCGCGAAGCCTGGAAATACGGCGAGCGGGCTTATCGTTATTGCCAGCACGACCTGGGGCATGCCCTGGCGGCGTTGGCCATCGCCGCCAGCGTGCAGGGCTGGCAGGTGCGCATGCTGCACGGCGTGGCCGAAGCGCGTCTGGACGGTCTGCTGGGGCTGGACGGTGCGGGCTTTCACGAGGCCGAACACGGCGACTGCCTGCTATGGATCGGCCCGGCGCAGACGATGGAATTCGCGCTGCCCGAGGCCCTGCTAACGGCAGTGGCGCAGCTTGAGCGAAGCGGTTTGCCCAATCGCCTGTCCCATGAGTATCGCCACTGGCCCGAGCTGCAGCGCGTACACGGGCTGTGCCGTGCGCCGGCTCGTCCTAGCGCCGTCTGGAATGTGGATGGCGCCAGCGTTCGTGCGGACAATCCCGGCCTGCCGCTGCGGCCGATCCTGCATCGTCGGCGCAGTGCGCAGGCCATGGACGGTCGCAGCGGCATCCAGGCTGCACTGCTGCTGGCCTGGCTGCGCCGTCTGATGCCGGAGCAATCGCCGGTGCCGTTCGCCGTGAGCGGTGAGCCGAACGAGATCGACCTGCTGCTGTTCGTCCATCGTGTGCAGGGGCTGGCGCCCGGTCTGTACTGGCTGGATCGCACGGGCAGCGGCGTGCAGCCGCTACGCGAGGATTATCTGTGGCAGCGGGTGGACGAGGAGCTGCCGCTGTATCGCCTGCTCGAAGGCGATGCCCGTGGCCTGGCGGGCTTTCTCAGTTGCGGCCAGGACATTGCCGCCGACGGCTGTGTGGCCCTGGCCATGCTGGCGCGGGTGGAGCGCGCCGTGGCGGATGGCGCCTGGCGCTATCCACGGCTCTACTGGGAGTGTGGCCAGATCGGTCAGTTGCTCTATCTGGAAGCCGAAGCGGCTGGGCTTTCCGGTACGGGCATTGGTTGTTATTTCGACGATGCTTTGCGCGAGTTGCTCGGAGATGCCGACAGCGGGCTGCAAAGTCTTTACCATTTCACCCTTGGACGCGCCGTGTGGGACGAACGCCTGACATCGCTGCCGGCCTACCCGCAATTGCGTATACCCCCCGTGCAAGGAGACGATACCCCATGA